From a single Methanobrevibacter sp. genomic region:
- a CDS encoding ArsR family transcriptional regulator, which yields MEQNQRQQDDVDMEAILDVMGCKTRRDIMDLLREEPRFVSEISQELQIGQKAIIEHLRAMEDVGILTSSTKKVVRGRPRKYYDMPNDVNVSITITKHSFNVAISEDMLNPQNDIKQLPSGDEWSKLLDIEKRIDQGQTEAIEELKSQIRLYDNLKERAEYILERTYNRY from the coding sequence ATGGAACAGAACCAAAGACAGCAAGATGATGTTGATATGGAAGCCATTCTTGATGTTATGGGATGCAAGACCAGACGTGATATCATGGATCTCTTAAGGGAAGAGCCAAGATTTGTCAGTGAAATATCCCAAGAGCTCCAAATAGGTCAGAAAGCCATTATTGAACATTTAAGGGCTATGGAAGATGTGGGAATCTTAACATCTTCAACAAAAAAAGTGGTCAGAGGTCGCCCTCGTAAGTATTATGACATGCCTAATGATGTGAATGTCAGCATTACAATCACCAAGCATTCATTCAATGTGGCAATTTCCGAGGATATGCTAAATCCTCAAAATGACATTAAGCAATTGCCTTCTGGTGACGAATGGTCTAAGTTATTGGACATTGAAAAGAGAATTGACCAAGGTCAGACAGAAGCCATTGAAGAATTGAAAAGTCAAATACGCTTATACGACAACTTGAAGGAAAGAGCAGAATACATTTTGGAAAGAACTTATAATAGATATTAG
- a CDS encoding nucleotide exchange factor GrpE, producing the protein MAKKNKKEKSEDLNIEEDQSKLQEEKEEAPSEDEEKSEDEEVPSEGEEEKEDDELAKLKEDLEKKDEEIIELKSHIQRLQADFDNFRKQGEKQKQDLIRYANEGLIVKFIDIYEDMERALENSTNEEELREGLELIYSKMKNTLEKEGVEEIPAVGEKFDPFKHEALLTVDSPDHENNEIVDELMKGYTLKDKVIKYSKVRVCKKAKKEE; encoded by the coding sequence ATGGCTAAGAAAAACAAGAAAGAAAAATCTGAAGATTTGAATATTGAAGAAGATCAATCCAAACTTCAGGAAGAAAAGGAAGAAGCTCCTTCTGAAGATGAAGAAAAATCTGAAGATGAAGAAGTGCCTTCTGAAGGAGAAGAAGAAAAGGAAGATGATGAATTAGCTAAATTGAAAGAAGACCTTGAAAAGAAAGATGAAGAGATCATAGAGCTAAAATCCCATATACAAAGACTTCAAGCAGACTTTGATAATTTCAGAAAGCAAGGTGAAAAGCAAAAGCAAGACCTGATAAGATATGCAAATGAAGGCCTCATTGTAAAATTCATAGACATCTATGAGGATATGGAAAGGGCTCTTGAAAACTCAACTAACGAAGAAGAACTTAGAGAAGGTTTAGAACTAATTTATTCAAAAATGAAAAATACCTTAGAAAAGGAAGGTGTTGAAGAGATTCCTGCAGTGGGAGAGAAATTCGACCCATTCAAGCATGAGGCATTGCTTACTGTAGACAGTCCGGATCATGAAAACAATGAAATCGTTGATGAACTCATGAAAGGATACACCTTGAAGGATAAGGTAATCAAATACTCTAAAGTTAGAGTTTGCAAAAAAGCTAAAAAAGAAGAATAA
- the dnaK gene encoding molecular chaperone DnaK, whose translation MSDTKKEKIIGIDLGTSNSAASVLVGGKPTVIPSAEGASQYGKAFPSYVAFTEDGQQLVGEPARRQAVTNPENTISAIKRKMGTDYKVTIQGKQYTPQEISAKILQKIKKDAESFLGEPIEKAVITVPAYFDDNQRTATKDAGTIAGLDVVRLVNEPTAASLAYGIDKQDDDDDVNILVFDLGGGTLDVTIMEFGGGVFEVQSTSGDTQLGGTDMDNALMNYLASEFKAETGIDLMTDDQAVQRLREAAEKAKIELSTTLTSEVNLPFICMGADGKPHNLINNLTRAKLEELVDPIVNKCGQPIKQALDDAKMTKNDIDKIILVGGPTRMPIVQKFVENYIGKPVERGIDPMECVAMGAAIQGGVLAGEIKDLVLLDVTPLSLGIETLGGVSTTLIERNTTIPAKKSQIFSTAADNQPSVDIHVVQGERKMAADNTTLGRFQLVGIPPAPRGMPQIEVTFDIDANGIINVTAQDKGTGKEQSITITSSTKLTDEEIEKAVKEAEMNAEADKKKQEEIEVRNNADSMIYTAEKTINEEEIKDKVSDDERSNIERLVAELRELISGDDIAAIKEKTDELTKVVQDIGARIYQEAAAAQQAAQDAAAGADPNAGAGPQDDDDGTIDAEFEEKK comes from the coding sequence ATGTCTGATACTAAAAAAGAAAAAATCATTGGAATTGACTTAGGAACCAGTAACTCTGCAGCTTCCGTACTTGTCGGTGGTAAACCTACCGTTATCCCAAGTGCAGAAGGTGCAAGCCAATATGGTAAGGCATTTCCAAGTTATGTCGCATTTACCGAAGATGGCCAGCAATTAGTTGGTGAACCAGCAAGAAGACAAGCTGTAACCAACCCTGAAAACACTATCAGTGCAATCAAAAGAAAAATGGGTACCGACTACAAAGTAACCATCCAAGGAAAACAATACACTCCACAGGAAATCTCTGCAAAAATCTTGCAAAAGATCAAAAAAGATGCGGAATCCTTCTTAGGAGAACCTATTGAAAAAGCGGTAATCACCGTACCTGCTTACTTTGACGACAACCAAAGAACCGCAACCAAAGACGCAGGAACCATTGCAGGCCTCGATGTAGTAAGACTTGTAAACGAACCTACCGCAGCAAGTTTAGCTTATGGTATCGACAAACAGGATGACGATGATGACGTAAACATTTTAGTATTCGATTTAGGTGGAGGTACCTTAGACGTAACCATCATGGAATTCGGTGGAGGAGTATTCGAAGTGCAATCCACCAGCGGTGACACCCAACTTGGTGGTACCGACATGGACAACGCTTTAATGAACTACTTAGCAAGCGAATTCAAAGCTGAAACCGGAATCGACCTAATGACCGATGACCAAGCTGTACAAAGATTAAGAGAAGCAGCTGAAAAGGCAAAGATTGAATTGTCCACTACATTGACAAGTGAAGTGAACTTGCCATTCATCTGCATGGGCGCTGACGGCAAACCTCACAACCTCATCAACAACTTGACCAGAGCAAAATTGGAAGAATTAGTAGATCCTATCGTAAACAAATGTGGTCAACCTATCAAACAGGCATTGGATGATGCAAAAATGACCAAAAACGACATTGACAAAATCATTCTTGTCGGCGGACCTACTAGAATGCCAATCGTACAAAAATTCGTAGAAAACTACATCGGCAAACCTGTAGAAAGAGGAATCGACCCAATGGAATGTGTAGCAATGGGTGCAGCTATCCAAGGTGGAGTATTAGCTGGAGAAATCAAGGACTTAGTTCTCTTGGACGTTACCCCATTATCCTTAGGTATTGAAACCTTAGGTGGAGTATCAACCACCCTTATTGAAAGAAACACTACAATTCCTGCTAAAAAGTCTCAAATCTTCTCAACTGCAGCTGACAACCAACCTTCCGTAGACATTCACGTAGTTCAAGGGGAAAGAAAAATGGCAGCAGACAACACCACTCTTGGAAGATTCCAATTAGTGGGAATACCTCCTGCACCAAGAGGAATGCCTCAAATCGAAGTAACCTTCGATATCGATGCAAACGGTATTATCAATGTTACTGCACAAGACAAAGGAACCGGCAAGGAACAATCCATTACCATCACTTCCTCTACCAAATTGACTGACGAGGAAATCGAAAAGGCTGTCAAGGAAGCTGAAATGAACGCTGAAGCAGACAAGAAGAAACAAGAGGAAATTGAAGTTAGAAACAATGCCGACTCCATGATCTACACTGCAGAAAAAACCATCAATGAGGAAGAAATCAAGGACAAAGTCTCTGATGATGAAAGATCCAACATTGAAAGATTGGTTGCAGAACTCAGGGAATTAATCAGCGGCGACGACATTGCTGCAATCAAGGAAAAAACCGATGAACTTACCAAAGTGGTTCAAGACATCGGTGCTAGAATCTACCAAGAGGCTGCAGCAGCACAACAAGCAGCACAAGATGCAGCAGCTGGCGCTGACCCTAACGCAGGAGCAGGCCCACAAGATGACGATGACGGCACCATTGATGCTGAATTCGAAGAGAAAAAATAG
- the dnaJ gene encoding molecular chaperone DnaJ encodes MAEKRDYYEVLGVDKTADEKEIKKAYRKLARKYHPDVVEEDQKEEATEKFKEISEAYAVLSDEEKRQRYDQFGHAGMEGFTNEDIFRNVNFEDIFQGFGGGGIEDIFDLFGFGTGRSRSRSTGPRRGSDIYTEIEITLEEAANGADKEVTVRHDVFCPVCDGSKAEPGSEVETCPVCGGTGQRKQIRQSLFGQVMNVVQCGECNGTGKIIKEPCHNCKGRGTVKESKTLNIKIPAGVENGNRLRVSGEGNVGDVGGGKGDLYVEIYIKRHEYFERDGANLYYEKQISFVQASLGDTVDIPTINGEVELKIPPGTQSGTTFRLRDQGMPYMRRAGKGNLYVNITVVVPQRLSKEQKKLLIQFGEISGDEIKVYKKGLFDKVKDAINNP; translated from the coding sequence ATGGCAGAGAAGCGTGACTATTATGAAGTTCTCGGAGTGGACAAGACCGCCGATGAGAAAGAGATTAAGAAAGCTTATCGTAAATTAGCTAGAAAATACCATCCTGACGTTGTGGAAGAGGATCAAAAAGAGGAAGCCACTGAAAAGTTCAAGGAAATCAGTGAAGCTTACGCTGTCCTATCCGATGAAGAGAAAAGGCAAAGATATGATCAATTCGGCCATGCAGGTATGGAAGGCTTCACCAATGAAGACATCTTTAGAAACGTAAACTTCGAAGACATCTTCCAAGGATTCGGAGGAGGCGGAATAGAGGACATATTCGATCTCTTCGGATTCGGTACAGGAAGGTCCAGATCACGCAGTACCGGACCAAGAAGGGGAAGCGACATCTACACTGAAATCGAAATCACATTGGAAGAGGCAGCTAATGGTGCCGATAAGGAAGTCACAGTCAGACACGATGTATTCTGCCCAGTCTGTGACGGTTCAAAGGCCGAGCCTGGAAGCGAAGTGGAAACCTGTCCAGTCTGTGGCGGTACAGGTCAAAGAAAACAGATTAGGCAAAGCCTCTTCGGTCAAGTCATGAACGTTGTCCAATGTGGAGAATGTAATGGTACCGGTAAGATTATCAAGGAACCATGCCACAACTGTAAGGGAAGAGGAACCGTCAAGGAAAGCAAGACCCTCAACATCAAGATTCCAGCAGGTGTTGAAAATGGAAACAGATTAAGAGTTTCCGGTGAAGGTAATGTTGGAGATGTTGGCGGAGGAAAGGGAGACCTTTATGTGGAAATCTACATCAAAAGGCACGAGTACTTCGAAAGGGATGGTGCTAACCTCTACTATGAAAAGCAGATCAGCTTCGTCCAAGCAAGTTTAGGTGACACTGTAGACATTCCAACAATCAATGGTGAAGTCGAGCTTAAGATTCCACCTGGAACCCAAAGCGGAACCACATTCAGATTAAGAGACCAAGGTATGCCTTACATGAGACGTGCAGGAAAAGGTAACCTTTATGTGAACATTACCGTTGTCGTTCCACAAAGATTAAGCAAGGAACAGAAAAAGCTCTTGATCCAATTCGGTGAAATCAGCGGAGACGAGATAAAGGTCTACAAAAAAGGATTGTTTGACAAAGTGAAAGATGCTATAAACAATCCGTAA